The genomic DNA CATCTTGGTCAGCCAGAACCATTTCCACAACGTCGTAGTCGAGGTCGCCGAAAGACGCGAGAAGGTCTGGAAGCATGAGAAAGTCGGAGATAGAATCGGCATTGCATCCCTTAGCAACGTCTTCCGTCGGTGGTAACTGCCGCCAGTAGGGCTCGCCGATGAGGATGATCCCTTCGGAGAGGAGACTCTTCGCCAGAAGCTCGATGGTGCCGACGACTCCCCCACCGATCCACGTGGCACCGAGACAGGCTGCCACACCGACCTTTTCGTCGGCGACGTAGCCGACAGCGTCGCCGTGGATGAACTCGACTCGATCGGCGACTCCGAGTTCTTCGGCGCGGAGTTTCGCTTGCTCGGTGAACAACTGGCTCATGTCGATGCCGACGCCGATGATCCCGTAATCGCGTGCCCAGGTGCACAGCATCTCGCCCGAACCGCTGCCGAGGTCGAGCACACGA from Methanooceanicella nereidis includes the following:
- a CDS encoding SAM-dependent methyltransferase, whose amino-acid sequence is MDIPRIFNITESAHRIHNPFTPEKLATLGAALRLESGTRVLDLGSGSGEMLCTWARDYGIIGVGIDMSQLFTEQAKLRAEELGVADRVEFIHGDAVGYVADEKVGVAACLGATWIGGGVVGTIELLAKSLLSEGIILIGEPYWRQLPPTEDVAKGCNADSISDFLMLPDLLASFGDLDYDVVEMVLADQDGWDRYEAAKWLTMRRWLEANPNDDFAKDVRAKLTLEPKRYAAYTREYLGWGVFALMAR